Proteins co-encoded in one Acidobacteriota bacterium genomic window:
- the queD gene encoding 6-carboxytetrahydropterin synthase QueD: MAGFFEVMIERNFSSAHQLRGYKGKCENLHGHNYKIEIFARGSELNNIGLLIDFGDLKSAADEIVKYLDHRNINELPPFDEELNPSAENLARYFLEYLNSRIADDRVSVYKVRCFETPTSVATYQID; encoded by the coding sequence ATGGCTGGATTTTTTGAAGTAATGATCGAACGCAATTTCTCCTCTGCCCACCAACTGCGTGGGTACAAGGGAAAGTGTGAGAATTTGCACGGGCATAATTATAAGATCGAGATCTTTGCCCGTGGTTCGGAGCTGAATAATATAGGCCTGCTGATCGATTTCGGTGATCTCAAATCCGCGGCGGACGAGATCGTGAAGTATCTCGATCACCGGAATATCAACGAACTTCCGCCCTTTGACGAAGAGCTTAATCCTTCGGCCGAGAATCTTGCCCGTTATTTCCTGGAATATCTAAACTCCCGCATCGCCGACGATCGCGTCAGCGTTTACAAGGTTCGATGTTTCGAAACCCCGACCAGCGTTGCGACATATCAGATCGATTAG
- a CDS encoding ATP-dependent DNA helicase encodes MAGEKPQEESVELGSSVFGPDGPIARFHDGYEYREGQVRMAEAIAKSFIDKKHLIVEAGTGTGKTLAYLIPAINESIRTHKRIIISTGTKNLQEQLMEKDIPLLQKIFPKKFSAAYMKGRSNYACLYRLHKSGDQPILDGVGEVESFREVVDWSRETQTGDRAELTFLPENLPFWNRVNAKAETCLGQKCPDYEPCFITRMRAGADKADIVIVNHHLFFADLNVRGNQFGKVLPDYGAVIFDEAHLIEDIAADYFGFQVSNFRVDELVHDAASLPINDAIFNAAIMKVSAKIAGLSEMFWSRLSQARGQEGRFPLLPDAFNTRGVNGGEIATPLGEAYYALDDSLGRLEADVDVYADKLPEADSVVKRIRQMRFDLGFIVKQADRNFVYWLERRGRGVYLQASPVDVSTLLQEKLFDKVDTCILTSATLSANGSFNFIRDRLGLAPGKTNSLEAPSSFDYENQAILYLPKAMPDPRSPDFTQMAAAEIIRILQVTSGHAFVLCTSNSSMTALYELVSSRVGYPCFLQGTMSKTGLIDRFRATPNAVLFATSSFWQGVDVRGDQLSCVIIDKLPFAVPSDPLVQARSKHIDENGGRSFFDYSVPQAVITLKQGIGRLIRSKTDRGVIAILDPRLRTKGYGRDFLQSLPRMRITGDVEVVAAIFQQADERAI; translated from the coding sequence ATGGCGGGTGAGAAACCTCAGGAAGAAAGCGTAGAGCTAGGCAGTTCGGTCTTCGGGCCGGATGGCCCGATAGCGCGTTTTCATGACGGTTACGAATATCGCGAAGGCCAGGTCCGCATGGCTGAGGCGATCGCCAAGTCGTTCATCGACAAAAAACACCTCATCGTCGAAGCTGGAACCGGAACGGGAAAAACGCTCGCGTATCTCATTCCCGCCATCAACGAATCGATCCGCACCCACAAACGCATCATCATCTCGACCGGCACAAAGAACCTTCAGGAGCAGTTGATGGAGAAAGACATTCCGCTGCTGCAGAAGATATTTCCGAAGAAATTCTCAGCGGCGTACATGAAAGGCCGTTCGAACTACGCGTGCCTCTATCGCCTGCACAAAAGCGGCGATCAGCCGATCCTCGACGGCGTCGGCGAGGTCGAAAGCTTTCGCGAGGTGGTCGATTGGTCACGCGAAACCCAAACCGGCGACCGCGCCGAGCTGACGTTTCTGCCTGAGAATCTTCCATTCTGGAACCGCGTCAACGCCAAAGCCGAAACCTGTCTCGGCCAGAAATGCCCCGATTACGAACCGTGTTTTATCACGCGGATGCGTGCCGGAGCGGACAAGGCAGACATTGTGATCGTTAATCACCATCTGTTTTTCGCCGATCTGAACGTTCGCGGCAATCAGTTCGGCAAGGTTTTGCCGGATTATGGAGCCGTGATATTTGACGAAGCTCACCTGATCGAGGACATCGCGGCGGACTACTTCGGGTTTCAGGTGTCGAATTTTCGCGTTGATGAACTGGTTCACGACGCGGCTTCGCTGCCGATAAATGATGCGATATTCAACGCAGCGATAATGAAGGTCTCCGCGAAGATCGCGGGCCTTTCCGAGATGTTCTGGTCACGGCTCTCGCAGGCTCGCGGACAGGAAGGCCGCTTTCCGCTGCTTCCGGACGCATTTAATACGAGGGGTGTGAATGGTGGTGAGATCGCAACGCCGCTCGGCGAGGCTTATTACGCGCTCGATGATTCGCTTGGACGTCTCGAAGCGGATGTTGATGTTTATGCCGACAAACTACCTGAGGCAGACAGTGTCGTTAAACGTATTCGGCAGATGCGATTCGATCTCGGGTTTATCGTAAAACAGGCAGACCGAAACTTTGTTTACTGGCTCGAACGCCGCGGTCGAGGCGTTTATCTGCAGGCTTCGCCGGTCGACGTTTCGACGCTTTTGCAGGAAAAGCTGTTCGATAAGGTGGATACGTGCATTCTGACCTCGGCGACGCTGTCGGCAAACGGCAGTTTCAATTTCATCCGCGACCGCCTCGGCCTCGCCCCGGGCAAGACGAACTCGCTCGAAGCTCCGTCGTCGTTCGATTACGAAAATCAGGCGATACTTTATTTGCCAAAGGCGATGCCCGACCCGCGTTCGCCGGATTTTACGCAAATGGCGGCGGCTGAGATCATAAGAATTCTGCAGGTTACGAGCGGCCACGCTTTTGTTTTATGCACGAGCAATTCGTCAATGACCGCGTTGTATGAACTAGTTTCGTCACGCGTCGGTTATCCATGCTTTTTGCAGGGAACGATGTCTAAAACAGGGCTGATCGATCGATTTAGAGCGACGCCGAATGCGGTTTTGTTTGCAACTTCGAGCTTCTGGCAGGGCGTCGACGTTCGTGGCGATCAGCTTTCGTGCGTGATCATCGACAAACTGCCCTTTGCCGTCCCAAGCGATCCGCTCGTTCAGGCACGCAGCAAGCACATCGACGAAAACGGCGGCCGCTCTTTCTTCGACTACAGCGTCCCGCAGGCCGTGATCACGCTAAAACAGGGAATTGGCCGATTGATCAGAAGCAAAACAGACCGCGGCGTCATTGCGATTCTCGATCCGCGTTTGCGAACGAAAGGCTACGGCCGCGACTTTCTGCAAAGCCTGCCGAGGATGCGGATAACGGGTGATGTTGAGGTCGTCGCGGCGATATTTCAGCAAGCGGACGAACGTGCGATATGA
- a CDS encoding M36 family metallopeptidase: MSRSFDSGTGRKFLFVIVLAAIVAAIFLLPRTPTQAAKNRVDRTESHQDGITNYDIRTDKHAVETIASFRSSAGKNAPEIADARDAMVRGEEKLKQSVPTLKVEYNRDLQIPEVIAPDVKQGRAFLTKAAVGNRAEALRSFLNANGDLVGARGTALDQLKVFSDYTNPDGNLSYVEFDQEINGIPVFRGQVKAGFTQKGEIIRVINNFAPGLDENVLSTDFGDPAEALKAAAGHINNAKYSQSLLAPLAEISTAYKVIFGKGDLAPTAEKVYFPTEPGVAVPAWRVLIWQSVNSFYVIVDAQTGTMLWRKNITEDQSQAATYNVYANPNAMINVADNPFPMTPGTSSPNGMQGSAISRTAVTRIGNEAPYTFNNLGWITDGNNTLDGNNVQAGLDRELPNDGSLNANAIDPGSIPAGSPNRVFNFPINPGVPTNPSLNTGDAPLPDGQNPQICLEEGTNAVPTDFQKAVVTQLFYISNVFHDETYRLGFTEAARNFQNDNFGRGGLAGDRISAQAQDCSGINNANFTTPADGARPQMQMYLWQAPNPDIDGSLDADVIVHELTHGLSNRLHGNGDGLQLDIARGMGEGWSDFYAHCLLSEPTDPIDGIYTIGAYDTYLYSSVGFNNYYYGIRRFPKAVMSAVGGPLNRPHNPLTFRDIDATTSDLSDGAFNPRFNTTADQVHAIGEVWSSALWEIRARMIQRLGWADGNRRILQFVTDGMKLAPLGPTPLSERDAMIAAIYASGTEADLADAWAGFALRGFGANASIQALGGISTGGSGQVRVTESFDLPNLSVVLTSVTDSQAGDGDGYPEPGERVTLNLTVTNSTGRTATNVSMRIGTDPTSAIGDLTGRASSFAGLGYTIPSGTACGTTIPVNIEFNSSLGAFTFTRNIFVGKPAATTASENFDGVTSPSLPNGWTAVAVSGGVNFVNSTITPDSAPNVMYARNPTTVGGGTDLTGPPISVTSSAATVTFRNSYNTEAGWDGGVLEISIQGSEYQDFLTAGGTFTQNGYNRSLGGGRNNPIASRQGWSGNSNGYLTTIAQFPAAANGKIVQLRWRFGADDNTAGTGTDPGWRIDNVSLSGAGFVTSFVCALNAPPVSISGRVLTPNGIALRNAVVILTDQQSVQRRFTTGSFGIFSFDQIQVGQTYTVSVGSKRYRFAPQILNITGAVTNLDLVGLE, encoded by the coding sequence ATGTCACGTAGTTTTGATTCGGGGACCGGACGTAAGTTTTTGTTCGTAATTGTACTCGCCGCCATTGTCGCGGCCATTTTTCTTTTGCCCCGAACGCCCACGCAAGCCGCAAAAAACCGTGTCGACCGGACTGAAAGCCATCAGGACGGAATAACGAATTACGATATCCGCACCGATAAACACGCGGTCGAAACGATCGCATCCTTCCGAAGCTCTGCCGGTAAGAATGCTCCGGAGATCGCCGACGCGCGCGACGCGATGGTTCGCGGCGAGGAAAAGCTCAAGCAAAGCGTGCCGACCCTAAAGGTCGAATACAATCGCGACCTTCAGATCCCCGAGGTCATCGCACCCGACGTGAAACAAGGCCGAGCCTTTCTAACGAAAGCGGCCGTCGGAAACCGCGCCGAGGCTCTACGATCTTTCCTTAATGCTAACGGCGACCTCGTAGGTGCTCGCGGAACGGCGCTCGATCAGCTCAAAGTTTTTTCAGACTACACAAACCCTGACGGCAACCTCTCGTATGTCGAATTCGACCAGGAGATCAACGGAATTCCCGTCTTCCGCGGCCAGGTTAAGGCTGGATTCACGCAGAAAGGCGAGATCATCCGAGTTATCAATAACTTCGCTCCGGGCCTTGATGAGAATGTACTCTCGACCGATTTCGGCGATCCGGCAGAAGCATTAAAAGCCGCCGCAGGACACATCAATAACGCAAAATACTCGCAAAGCCTGTTAGCACCTCTTGCCGAAATTTCGACGGCGTACAAGGTGATATTCGGCAAAGGCGATCTGGCCCCGACGGCCGAAAAGGTCTACTTCCCGACCGAGCCCGGCGTTGCTGTTCCGGCCTGGCGAGTACTGATCTGGCAGAGCGTAAATTCGTTCTACGTGATCGTCGATGCCCAAACCGGCACGATGCTCTGGCGAAAAAATATCACGGAGGATCAATCGCAGGCCGCGACGTACAACGTCTATGCCAATCCGAACGCGATGATCAATGTTGCGGATAACCCGTTCCCGATGACGCCGGGCACTTCGTCGCCGAACGGAATGCAGGGCTCAGCGATCTCACGCACCGCAGTCACGCGGATCGGTAACGAAGCTCCCTATACATTCAACAACCTCGGCTGGATAACCGACGGCAATAATACGCTCGACGGTAACAACGTCCAGGCGGGCCTCGACCGCGAGCTTCCGAATGACGGTTCGCTTAACGCCAATGCCATCGATCCGGGCAGTATTCCTGCAGGCTCGCCGAACCGCGTTTTCAATTTCCCTATCAATCCCGGCGTTCCGACCAATCCGTCTCTCAACACAGGCGACGCTCCGCTGCCCGACGGGCAAAACCCGCAGATCTGCCTCGAAGAGGGTACGAACGCCGTTCCGACCGACTTTCAAAAAGCCGTCGTTACTCAGCTTTTTTACATCTCGAATGTTTTTCATGACGAGACCTATCGCCTCGGATTTACCGAGGCGGCCCGCAATTTTCAGAACGATAATTTTGGCCGCGGCGGCCTTGCAGGTGACCGCATCTCGGCTCAGGCTCAGGATTGCAGCGGCATAAACAATGCAAATTTCACAACGCCCGCCGACGGAGCCCGGCCGCAGATGCAGATGTACCTCTGGCAGGCACCCAATCCGGATATCGACGGATCGCTCGATGCGGACGTGATCGTTCACGAGCTGACGCACGGACTGTCGAACCGGCTCCACGGCAACGGCGATGGCCTGCAGCTCGATATTGCCCGCGGAATGGGCGAAGGCTGGTCCGATTTTTACGCACACTGCCTGCTTAGCGAACCGACCGACCCGATCGACGGCATCTACACGATCGGAGCCTACGACACCTATCTTTACAGCAGCGTCGGCTTTAACAACTACTACTACGGCATCCGCCGCTTTCCCAAGGCTGTCATGTCCGCCGTGGGCGGCCCGCTGAATAGGCCGCACAATCCGCTGACGTTTCGTGACATAGATGCGACCACATCCGACCTTTCGGACGGTGCATTTAACCCGAGATTCAACACAACTGCGGATCAGGTTCATGCCATCGGCGAGGTTTGGAGCTCTGCCCTGTGGGAAATACGCGCCCGTATGATCCAGCGTCTCGGCTGGGCGGACGGCAATCGGCGAATTCTGCAGTTCGTCACCGACGGGATGAAGCTCGCTCCGCTCGGCCCGACGCCGCTCTCGGAACGCGATGCGATGATCGCTGCCATCTACGCGAGCGGGACCGAGGCCGATCTCGCCGACGCGTGGGCCGGATTTGCCCTTCGCGGGTTCGGTGCAAATGCGAGCATTCAGGCTCTCGGCGGCATCAGCACGGGCGGCAGCGGCCAGGTCCGCGTTACAGAATCATTCGATCTGCCTAACTTGAGTGTAGTTTTGACCTCGGTCACCGATTCTCAGGCGGGCGACGGTGACGGTTACCCGGAGCCGGGCGAGCGAGTTACGCTCAACCTGACCGTCACGAATTCGACCGGACGAACCGCCACGAATGTTTCCATGCGGATCGGCACCGATCCAACATCTGCGATCGGTGATCTAACAGGCAGGGCGAGTTCCTTTGCGGGTCTCGGCTATACCATCCCAAGCGGCACCGCCTGCGGGACCACGATCCCGGTAAACATCGAATTCAACAGCAGCCTCGGAGCGTTTACCTTCACCCGCAACATCTTCGTGGGTAAGCCCGCAGCGACGACGGCGTCGGAAAACTTTGACGGCGTAACATCCCCTTCACTGCCGAATGGATGGACTGCCGTCGCCGTTTCCGGCGGCGTGAATTTTGTAAATTCAACGATCACGCCCGATTCCGCTCCGAACGTCATGTATGCCCGAAATCCGACCACGGTCGGCGGCGGAACCGACCTGACCGGGCCGCCGATCTCGGTTACGTCTTCGGCCGCAACGGTAACGTTTCGAAACAGTTACAATACCGAAGCAGGATGGGACGGCGGCGTTCTTGAGATCTCGATCCAGGGCAGCGAATATCAAGACTTTCTAACGGCGGGCGGCACCTTCACCCAGAATGGCTACAACCGCTCGCTCGGCGGCGGCCGCAACAACCCGATCGCCAGCCGGCAAGGCTGGTCGGGAAATTCGAACGGATATCTAACGACGATCGCCCAGTTCCCGGCCGCCGCAAACGGCAAGATCGTCCAGCTTCGCTGGCGGTTTGGGGCCGATGATAACACCGCTGGAACGGGAACAGATCCCGGCTGGCGGATCGATAACGTCTCACTTTCGGGCGCCGGATTTGTGACGAGCTTTGTCTGCGCTTTGAACGCTCCGCCGGTTTCGATATCAGGCCGCGTCCTAACGCCGAACGGCATTGCCCTCAGAAACGCCGTCGTCATCCTGACCGATCAGCAATCGGTGCAGCGAAGATTCACGACCGGGTCTTTCGGGATTTTCAGTTTCGATCAGATCCAGGTTGGCCAAACGTACACCGTCAGCGTCGGCTCAAAACGCTATCGCTTTGCCCCGCAGATCCTGAATATAACCGGAGCGGTGACAAATCTGGATCTTGTCGGGCTCGAATAA